The following coding sequences are from one Sciurus carolinensis chromosome 11, mSciCar1.2, whole genome shotgun sequence window:
- the LOC124960223 gene encoding LOW QUALITY PROTEIN: GTP:AMP phosphotransferase AK3, mitochondrial-like (The sequence of the model RefSeq protein was modified relative to this genomic sequence to represent the inferred CDS: deleted 1 base in 1 codon) gives MGAPGSGKGTLSSRITQHFELKHLSSGDLLRQNMLQGTEIGVLAKTFIDQGKLIPDDVMTRLALHELKNLTQYNWLLDGFPRTLPQAEALDKAYQIDTVINVNVPFEVIKQRLTARWIHPASGRVYNIEFNPPKTVGIDDLKGEPPIQREDDSPETVIKRLKVYEAQTKPVLGYYQKKGVLETFSGTETNKIWPYVYAFLQTKVPQTNQKASVTP, from the exons ATGGGGGCTCCTGGCTCCGGCAAGGGCACCTTGTCGTCGCGCATCACCCAACACTTCGAGCTGAAACACCTCTCCAGCGGCGACCTGCTCCGACAAAACATGCTTCAAGGCACAGAGATTGGTGTGTTAGCCAAGACTTTCATTGACCAAGGGAAGCTTATACCAGATGATGTCATGACTCGGCTGGCCCTTCATGAGCTGAAAAATCTCACCCAATATAACTGGCTGTTGGATGGTTTTCCAAGGACACTTCCACAGGCAGAAGCCCTGGATAAAGCTTATCAGATAGACACAGTAATTAACGTGAACGTGCCCTTTGAGGTCATTAAACAGCGCCTCACTGCTCGCTGGATTCATCCAGCCAGTGGCCGAGTCTACAACATTGAATTCAACCCTCCCAAAACTGTGGGCATAGATGATCTGAAGGGAGAGCCTCCGATTCAGCGTGAGGATGATAGCCCAGAGACAGTGATCAAGAGACTGAAGGTTTACGAAGCCCAAACGAAGCCAGTCCTGGggtattatcag aaaaaagggGTGTTGGAAACATTTTCTGGAACAGAAACCAACAAGATTTGGCCCTATGTATATGCTTTCCTACAAACAAAAGTTCCACAAACAAACCAGAAAGCCTCAGTTACTCCATGA